The Gorilla gorilla gorilla isolate KB3781 chromosome 23, NHGRI_mGorGor1-v2.1_pri, whole genome shotgun sequence genomic interval GCGGGGCCTGGGGGACCGAGCAGCGGGAGGCTGTCTTTCCCTTCCAGCCTGGAAGTGTTGCAGAGGTGGGCTGCAGACCGGAACCGGGGACCAGGGACAGGGGCTGGGTGGGCTGGGGCGGGGCTGGGTTAGTGACTAGAGACCTTGGCCCTGCCTgctctttcccctccccttccctcccttcctgtgTGATGGCCACTGTCTGCCCCTCTTTGAACCTCAGTGGTTGATTAGAataaaatgaaggggaaaaaaaaaaggctgggcttggtggctcatgcctgtaatcccagcactttgggaggccgaggcgggcggatcacctgaggtcgggagttcgagaccagcctaaccaacatggagaaaccccgtctcgactaaaaatacaaaaaattagctaggcgtgatggcgcatgcctgtaatcccagctactcaggaggctgaggcaggagaattggttgaacccgggaggcggaggttgcagtgagccgagattgcaccactgcactccagcctggccaacaagagcaaaactctgtctcaaaaaaaaaaaaaaaaaaaaaaaattagccagcatgctggctcatgcctgtaatcccagcactttgggagaccaaagtgggtggatcacctgaggtcaggagttcgagaccagcctgaccaacatggtgaaaccccgtctctatataaatacaaaaattagctgggcgtggtggcacacaactgtagtcctagctactcaggaggctgagacaggagaatcgcttgaacctgggaggcagaggttgcagtgagctgagattatgccactgtactccagcctgggcgacagaggagactccatctcaaaaaaaaaaaaaaaaaaaaaaaaaatctgtcataggattagagtaaaaagaaagaaaaaatattataaatgtacCTCCGCAGGCTCAGCCACAAACTGGGGCTGTGTCAGGGCCACATGAGGAACGGGTTCTGGAAGGGCCCATGGCATGTGGGCCCAGCTCACTGCTCTCCTCTACCCCCAGGTGTGCATCACCTTCGACCAGGCCAACCTGACCGTCAGGCTGCCAGATGGATACGAATTCAAGTTCCCCAACCGCCTCAACCTGGAGGCCATCAACTACATGGCAGCTGACGGTGACTTCAAGATCAAATGTGTGGCCTTTGACTGAAATCAGCCAGCCCATGGCCCCCAATAAAGGCAGCTGCCTCTGCTCCCTCTGAACCAGCCTcgtgtgtgtgcttgtgcatgtgtgtgtatgtgtgtgcatgtgtgtgtgtgtgagaggggtCCCCCACCTCCAGGCCTGCCCCCTTCCTTCACTTCCATTCGCTTTGTCCACGGGTACCTCCTCAGTTCCAATGACGTCTTCCGCTGGGTCCCCCAGACGAAGCACACAgagtttggcacatagtaggagggTCAGTGACCACTGAATAAAAGTCAGTCCCTGCCCTGAAACTGTTTTTAGCCTAGTGGGCCCTAGCACACAGCAGATGCTCAAAGGATGTTGCATAAATGACATCAAGGGGGAAAGAGGCAAGGACAGACCAATTCGTGCGTAGTGACGGGGCAGAAGacagggaggtggagggaagaaTACGAGACCCCTCTCATTTGCCTTCATGAGCTAGAAAGAGATTTGGAGTCAGACAACAACGGGCTGCCAGCTATGTGGCCTTGTGCATGTTaactgacctctctgagcctcagcttatTCCTTTATAACAAGGAGGATAACACAAACAGCCTATCAAAGAGTTGTTCCAAAGACCAGTCACTTCTTGGCCTTCTGGCTGAGATCAAGTGGAGATTAAATGACGTGTTGCATGAAAGAAGCCAAGTTCAATACCTGGCATATGGTAAATGCTTAGTGGATAGTGGTTTCCCATACCTCGTgcacggatttttttttttttttttttttttttttagagatggggtcttgctatgttgcccaggctggagtgcagtggttgttcacaggcatgatcatggcatactgcagcctcaaagtcctgggctcaggcaatactcctgcctcagccttctgagtagctgggaccacaggtgtgtgtcactgtACCCAGATCCCTGCACCATTTTTGAGGTGCTATTACTCCaattgaagaggaagaaatgggCTCTGATTGATGAAATGACTCCCGGATCTGTACCAGGCCCAGCTGAGCCTGCGGGGCTCCTCAGGGATCCTGGCTTTGTGGGCTCAGGCCATGCACCCCACTTTGCTAGACTGTATGGGCAACCAAAGGACTAGTCTGGAAGCTGCCGGCTCTCATTCCTGGGCAGATGCCCCCACCCCAGCAGTGGGTTTGGGTGATGACCCTGGCACCCCGTTGCCAGCCCGTTTCTGTGGTAGGAGGAGCTGGGGTTGGGGGCTACGTCAGCCTCTGCAGAGAACCAAGAGGTAAAAGCCAGCCGACATGAGGCCCAGCCTCCAGACTCCCGCAGCCTCCCCCTTGGGGTACAGAGTAGGGGTGACTCACTCAACCTGAGATGAGGTCTCCACGATCCTGTTCTCTCCTGGTTTCCAAAGACAGTGTCTCCtccaagaccagcccaggctgtTACCTTGGAGGGTAATGCTTAACCCAACCCCATCAAACCCACCCATCACAACTGCTGGGGCCTGAGTGGACGGCTAGGGTGCCCTGCAGACTGACCACTTCCCTGCACCTTTTCCTTCCTGCTTGCTGCTGCAGTCAGATCTTCCCAGGGCCCCTACCTCTCTGGGAACCAGCTGCAGGAACTGAGCCAAAGTTCAGAAGGTTAGAATGAGAACATCATTAGGCTCCCCCGTAACCCCAAGGCACAGTCTCCTGAGGCATGGTGCGTGGGTGGGGGGGTCTTGGCAAATCTCACTTTCTAGGGCAACTGGCACCAGCTGTGAGTAGCTCTCTTATacacccagcctcagtttcctcatccataaaatgagacCCATTTTGGGTAGATGATTTCCATCTCAGTGGGTGCCCTGGGACCTGGGTGGAAGCGGGGGGCATGTATCTCTCTATGCGGTCAAAGAGGATGGAACACACATGCTGAGAACTCCCATGAGCCACACCCAATCTCCAGGCTCTCCTGGGGCTCCCAGGTGGCCACCCAGAAACAGCTTCAGAAGCCTGGCTGCATATGGAGTGCCCTCTGCTGGACATTGGAGAACACGTCCCCCAGGCTGCCCTGCCTGGTCCTCAGTTCACCCACATTGATTCTCCCCTACACTGGCTGACACTCACAAGACACTAGGACTGGGGCCACAACCGGGCAGAGGAAAGTCCTGGGGCAGGTAAGAGAGGCCACTGGGTGTGGAGGAAGGAAGCCCGGCTCAGCGTCAGACGGACCTGTGTTTAAACCCCAGCTCTGTGGCTGTGTGCCCTTGGACCAGTTATTCAAcgtctctgaacctcagtttcctcatctggcaaACTTTGTTAAGACGGCACTAGTTGGCCAGGCACgctggcccacgcctgtaatcccagcactttgagacgccgaggcgggtggatgacctaaggtcaggagttcgagaccagcccgggcaacatggcgaaaccccgtctctactaaaaatacaaaaattaggctgggcatggtggctcacgtctgtaatcccagcactttgggaggccgaggcgggtggatcacctgaggtcggaagttcgagaccagcctgaccaacatggagaaaccccgtctctactaaaaatacaaaaattaggccgggcatggtggtgcatgcctgtaatcccagctacttggtaggctgaggcaggaggcaggagaatcacgtgaacctgggaggcggaggttgcagtgagccgagatcatgccattgcacttcaacctgggcaacaagagcaaaactccatttaaaaaaaaaaaaaaaattagccgggcgcagtggcgcgtgcctgtaatcccagctactcaggaggctaaggcaggagaatcgcttgagcccggaaggcagaggttgcagcgagccgatattgcgccattgcactccagcctgggtgacagagtgagactccatctcaaaaaaaaaaaaaaaaaaaaaaaaagactgcactgctattggctgggtgtggtgggtcacacccgtaatcccagcactttgggaggctgaggcaggagattcatttgaggtcaggagtttgagaccagcctagccaacaagtgaaaccccgtctttactaaaaatacaaaaattagccgggcatggtggtgcatgcctgtagtcccagctactggggaggctgaggcaggaaaatcacttgatcctgggaagaggaggttgcagtgaactgagatcatgccactgcattccagcctgggcgacacagcaagactccgtctcaaaaaaaaaaaagattagctgaggtgatgtatagaaatgcatgGTGCCTGGCACGCAATAGGGGCTCGGTGAGTGTTGGTTCCCTTCACCCCTTTTAAGGCTCGGTGTGTCCCAAGGGCCTAGGAAACTAGGTCCAGATAAGTTAAGTCAATCTTTGTCCTTAGGCCACCTGCGCCCCACCCTCAGCACCTGTTCTTGCCTGTATGACCTCTGACAAGTGActgcacctctctgagcctcagtttcctcctcagtAAAATGTGGATTGTACCTCAAAAGAGATCatcataagccaggcacagtggtgggcacctgtggttccagctactcctGAAGCTGaatggggaggatcgcttgagcccaggagtttgagaccagcttgggcaacatagtgagaccctcatctctataaataaataaataataaaatcaataatctaaagAGAGTAAAGAGCTAAATAAATATCAGCTGCTCTTGTTACTGTTTTTCCTCATTAAGTTTATCATCActtcttttcttattgtttttgttttttgttttgagacagagttttgctcttttaaccaggctagagtgaagtggcgggatctcggctcactgcaacctctgtctcctgggttcaagtgattctcctgcctcagcctctcgagtagctgggattacaggcatgcaccaccacgcccagctaattgtcatatttttagtagagatggggtttcatcatgttggtcaggctggtctggaactccgaacctcaattgatccacccaccttggcctcccaaaatgctaggattacaggcatgagccactgcgcctggcctgtttttttttctttttttctttctttttttcagagatggggtctcactctgtcacccagggtggaatgcagtggcatgatcacagctcagtgcagcctcaaacttctgggcttgagtgatcctcccacctcagcctcccaagtcgctggacTATAGGAgtatgtcaccacgcctggctaatttttaattttttgtagagacagggtcttactatgttgctctactgtctgtcgccaggctggggtgcagcagcgcaatctcggctcactgcaaccctcctgggttcaagtgattcttctgcctcagcctcccaagtagctgggactacaggcgtgtgccaccacacccagctaatttttgtatttttagtagacatggggtttcaccatgttggccaggatggtctccatgtcttgacctcgtgatccgcccgcctcagccttccaaagtgctgggattacaggtgtgagtcaccgcgcccggcctgagccTTCGCTTTTCATCTCCAACCACTCTGGGTGGGAGTGGAGCCCTGGCAAACCAAGCAGGTCGAAGCCTGGGACTGGGAGGAGACGGACCAGCTGCAGAAGGTGACTCTCTGGGCACCTTCAGCCAGGGTGATGCCTCTACCCAGGAAGGTGCCAAGGGTGGCTTTAAGGCACTGCCACTAAGGGGCAGAAGCAGCTGGTCAGAGGTGCAGTCCAGCACCCTTAGGGACCCTGCGTTGCTCTGGGCCACAGAACTGAAAGGCCAGGCCTGCAGTTTAAGGGTAActtccagccgggcgcggtggctcacgcctgtaatcccagcactttgggaggccgaggtgggtggatcacctgaggtcaggagtttgagaccagcctgaccaacatggagaaaccccatctctactaaaaatacaaaattagccgggcatggtggcacatgcctataatcccagctactagggaggctaaggaaggagaatcgcttgaacctgggaggcggaggttgcagtgagccgagatcgtgccattgcactccagcctgggcaacaagagtgaaactccgtctcaaaaaaaaaaaaaaaggtaacttcCTCTCAGGATCCCACATAGATTTCCCAAGCAGAGGAGCTGTATGGAATGAATTCAGCATTCTGGAGTGCTGCACTTACTGCCTGCCTCCTTCCAAAACTCAGAGTCAGGATACAAAGATCAGCTGGCCGTGTTGGCAGGTGctagtaatcctagctactcaggaggctgaggcaagagaatcgcttgaacccgggaggcggagactgcagtgagccgagatcacaacactgcactccagcctgggtgacaagggcgaaactctgtctcagaaaaaaaaaaaaaaaaagcggatgAAGGATTCTGGCATACAATCCAAGTGACTAAAAATCCCCTTCAGGCGTTGTTTCACTGCAATCTTTCACAACCATGCCCTCCTTCTCAGTCAAGGATGTTATTATACACTCATTCCACCTTTGGGCAAAGTGAGGCACAAAGAGGGAAGATGGCTTGTGCAGAAAACACATGTATGCGTGCCTTATGTTAGACAAACTTTACATAATTCACTTCCTCACAATCACAGCTGTGAAGGTTTAGTCCACGGACCAGCAGCATTAGCATCACCTGAGAACCTGCTAGAAACGGAAATCCACTCAGAAACCTCTATCGGATCAGAAACTCCGGGGTGGGGCCCAGCGATCCAGGTTTTTAGCAAGCCCTCTAGGGGATTCTGATGTATGCCAAAGTTCGAGAACCAGTGTCTACAACAACCCTACGAAGCTACTATACTTTCccttattttacaaatagggtgagGCACCGCGAAGAACATTGATTGGTCTGGGACCACACAGCTGTAGGTGTGATGCCGGTATACAAATCCAGGCAGTTTGGCTCCCTCTTGGAGACTACCAACGAGTTGACATCAGAATCTAAAGTAggggctggcacggtggctcacgcctgtaatcccggcactttgggaggccgagatgagaggaccacttgcggtcaggagttcaagcagcctggtcaacatggtgaaaacttgtctctactaaaaatgcaaaaattagggagtatggtggtgcacacctgtaatcccagttactcaggaggctgaggcggagaattgcttgaacctgggaggcaggggttgcaatgaaccgacatccgccactgaactccagcctggacgacagagagagactccatctcaaaagcaataataataaattaaaggaaaaaaaaatccaaagtagGGTTAGTACAGGAAATTTGGGCCATTCACGAGTAACTCCATATTGAGTGTGTGCCAGGCAGAGTCCTAGGCAGTGGGGTCCAGGGGACCTCGCTCTCACTGAAGCGAGGCTGGGGAGGGGCCGGAGCTGGGAGTCACGGAGAGATCAGGGACCAGCGCGTCATGCAtgggaagagggaagaaaaggagcTGGGAGGTCCCTTTaaaaggctgggcctggtggacGGAACTTCGGTGCGACGCTAAAGTGTGCGCCCGGGAGGATGAGTACGCTACACCCGGAAGTGTCTTCAGGAAGAGGAAGCCGGCGGCCTCACTGCTATGGGCCGCAACAAGAAGAAGAAGCGAGATGGTGACGACCGGCGGCCCAGGCTCGTTCTTAGCTTCGACGAGGAGAAGAGGCGGTGAGTGGCAAAGCCGGACCGGACTCCCCTCGAGCTGTTCTTCGCGGCCAAGGCCAGGTCTGGGGCCGAGCACGCTCCCGCCGAGGGCTCTTCCGGTCCCGCCCCCTGGCGTGGCTAGAGaacccctctcggcctcccagcCCGCGTTCCCGCTTCTCCCTTCTCGGCCGCCACCTTCTCCCTTCTTGACCTCCCCACCTCGCCTAGTGTCTGTGCGCCGCCAGACAGCCGGAAGCTCGGGTCTCAGAGCAGTGGCTTCGACCACCCTAGCCCAGCCCAGTCCAGTCCATCGGTCCGGCACACAGCAGGCGCCCAGCCGTGGTTGATAAATGATGAGCCAATGAAATGAGAGTGGCTTAAGTTCATTCATTCGCTCCCTAGACATTTATTGGGCTCCTTTGGTGTGCCAGGTCCCGTATCAGGAAGCGGAACCTCTGAGCCTCAGCGTCTGGCCAGACAAATAAATGGCACATGGTAGCGGGTCAGCGAAAAGCCCAGTGCTGGAATGTGGGACAAAATGGGAACAGAGCAGCTAGCACTGTAGAGATGAGAAGGGGCTGAGATCAGACCGAGGGAAGGAGGTAGGGAAATGCTGGGCATCATCAGGAATCTCCTAGCGTGCATCAACAGGCCCTACAGGCGAGTTTAGGGTCAGGTGTCCTGGGGACATGGGTGTTGGTCCAGTGCAGGGTTTCCGAAGGTCTGGATGGTGGTGGCCCTGAAAACCCTGTTGAGAGAGTAATGAGGTTTGCAGGTGTGGAAGGGGTTACCTCATGTACTGTGTGTGTCCCCCTCCACCCGCCCCACAGCCTGGCCCTGTTGCCTGAACCTGAGATCTCTGGAGAGTATTGAGTGGAAAGAGGCAGTATCTCCCTTATTTTCCTAAATGTATCCTTTCTctaaccttgggcaagtaaccTAGACTCTGACTCAAcgttcccatctgtaaaatggagatggatACCCACCGCACAGGTTACTGTGAgggtttattgtttgtttgtttttgagacggagtctgtgtcgtccaggctggagtgcagtggcatgatctcggctcactgcaacctccgcctcccaggttcaagcaattctccccgctcagcctcccaagtagctacaggGAGCtacttggactacaggcatgcgccaccaagcccagctaatttttgtgtttttagtagacacggagtttcaccatgtttgccaggctggtcttgaactcctggcctcatgtgatctgcccacctcgaccttccaaagtactgggattacaggcgtgagccaccatgcctggccattgttgtgaaggttaaatgagcTAATACTTACACTTTTTTGGAatggtgcctagcacatagtgagCACGGCATTAGCCATTTTTCTCCTAGAGCGAGCCCTTCTCTCCTTGTAtaatgactctcctgtctctgCCGGCTTCCTTCCTGTAGGGAGTACCTGACAGGCTTCCACA includes:
- the LGALS1 gene encoding galectin-1, whose translation is MACGLVASNLNLKPGECLRVRGEVAPDAKSFVLNLGKDSNNLCLHFNPRFNAHGDANTIVCNSKDGGAWGTEQREAVFPFQPGSVAEVCITFDQANLTVRLPDGYEFKFPNRLNLEAINYMAADGDFKIKCVAFD